The Exiguobacterium aurantiacum DSM 6208 genome includes a window with the following:
- a CDS encoding 2-hydroxyacid dehydrogenase produces the protein MRKRIYITRRLPEEAVAPLREDYDVRMWEEEAVSVPRDVLLEEAATAHGLWTMLSDTVDRELIEQAPHLEVISNLAVGYNNIDVDAAKERGIIVTNTPDVLSETTADLAFGLMMMTARRLGEAERDLRAGEWKSWTPMGYVGMDVYRAKLGIIGMGRIGEAVARRARGFDMDVLYHNRTRRHESESMYGFVYAELDELLAESDFVIVLAPLTEETRGMIGAAEFGKMKETAVFINVARGEIVDEEALYDALNEKRIWAAGLDVFAKEPIEMEHPLLTLPNVTTLPHIGSASIRTRLAMMALNREAIMNVLAGIEPKNRLT, from the coding sequence ATGAGAAAACGAATTTATATTACGAGACGCTTACCTGAAGAAGCGGTGGCCCCGCTACGAGAGGATTATGACGTACGGATGTGGGAAGAAGAAGCGGTGAGTGTGCCGCGTGACGTCTTGCTCGAAGAGGCAGCAACGGCCCACGGGCTGTGGACGATGCTGAGCGATACGGTCGATCGTGAATTGATCGAGCAAGCCCCGCACCTCGAGGTCATCTCAAACTTGGCGGTCGGCTATAACAATATCGACGTAGATGCGGCGAAAGAGCGGGGAATCATCGTCACGAACACACCGGACGTTTTGAGCGAGACGACAGCGGACCTCGCCTTCGGACTGATGATGATGACGGCACGTCGTCTCGGTGAGGCCGAACGTGATTTACGGGCCGGAGAATGGAAGTCGTGGACGCCGATGGGGTACGTCGGGATGGATGTATATCGTGCCAAGCTCGGGATCATCGGAATGGGACGAATCGGCGAAGCTGTCGCGCGACGGGCCCGTGGTTTTGATATGGACGTGCTGTATCATAACCGGACGAGGCGGCATGAGTCAGAATCGATGTACGGTTTCGTTTATGCTGAACTCGATGAACTCCTCGCCGAGTCCGACTTTGTCATCGTGCTCGCGCCGCTCACGGAAGAGACGCGTGGCATGATCGGTGCCGCCGAATTCGGCAAGATGAAAGAGACGGCTGTGTTCATCAACGTCGCCCGCGGTGAAATCGTTGACGAAGAAGCGCTATACGACGCGTTGAACGAGAAACGAATCTGGGCAGCCGGCCTCGATGTGTTCGCGAAAGAGCCGATCGAGATGGAGCATCCGCTGTTGACGCTTCCGAACGTCACGACGCTCCCCCATATCGGCAGCGCCTCGATTCGAACACGTCTCGCCATGATGGCACTTAACCGAGAGGCGATCATGAATGTGTTGGCAGGGATAGAGCCGAAAAATCGACTAACATGA
- a CDS encoding GTPase: MDNTGLVSNILIAGKTGVGKSAFLNYIYGRDVAESRAGRPVTAEGLHEYEYYDLERGILFRFFDTWGLEADRSDEWHDAILSIVNEREGALDIADWFHTIYYLLSINSGRVEAYELDSILKPLYAKRSNVTIILTNYNPDSAMNVEKAEAMEAVLVRELGVSSEAIIRVNSVEKKLLSGQVVPHIGYEAVWNRNRTNLWRDVERKLPLNLTRHLLDELDSWRQRSYRSAETIRMITPQAMISWKARNIEKDLEQTLEAAAETTEEAMAQGIRHYIQLMQRYPLVGAPSDLVFSTRRVELGFDYSFKRTIRKMVLGMIPGVHFIYWAFKRRTAERGIKKAVDQQYELVKQTIELDVRRGFEEEMRRLGRTLSQ; this comes from the coding sequence ATGGACAACACGGGGCTTGTCTCGAACATATTAATCGCGGGGAAGACCGGGGTCGGGAAGAGCGCGTTTTTGAACTACATTTATGGGCGTGACGTCGCCGAGTCGCGGGCCGGCAGACCGGTGACGGCTGAAGGGCTGCATGAGTATGAATATTATGACCTCGAGCGCGGAATTTTATTCCGCTTCTTTGATACATGGGGGCTTGAGGCGGATCGGTCGGACGAATGGCATGACGCGATTTTATCGATCGTCAATGAACGGGAAGGTGCGCTCGACATCGCGGACTGGTTTCATACCATCTATTACTTATTGTCCATCAACTCAGGACGTGTCGAGGCGTATGAGCTGGACTCGATTTTAAAGCCGCTCTACGCGAAACGGAGCAACGTCACAATCATTTTAACGAACTACAATCCAGACAGCGCCATGAACGTCGAGAAGGCGGAGGCGATGGAAGCTGTCTTGGTCCGTGAGCTCGGTGTGAGCAGTGAAGCGATCATTCGTGTCAACAGCGTCGAGAAGAAGTTACTGAGCGGGCAGGTCGTCCCGCATATCGGTTATGAGGCCGTATGGAACCGGAACCGGACGAATTTATGGCGCGACGTCGAACGGAAGTTGCCGCTCAATTTGACTCGACACTTATTGGACGAGCTCGATTCGTGGCGCCAACGAAGCTATCGCTCGGCTGAAACGATCCGGATGATCACGCCACAGGCGATGATCAGTTGGAAGGCGAGAAACATCGAGAAAGATTTAGAGCAGACGCTCGAAGCGGCCGCGGAGACGACAGAAGAGGCGATGGCGCAAGGCATCCGCCACTACATTCAACTGATGCAACGATATCCGCTCGTCGGGGCGCCGTCTGACCTCGTGTTCAGCACACGTCGAGTCGAACTCGGGTTTGACTACTCGTTCAAGCGGACGATTCGCAAGATGGTGCTCGGAATGATTCCTGGTGTCCACTTCATCTATTGGGCGTTCAAACGACGAACGGCGGAGCGGGGGATTAAAAAGGCAGTCGATCAGCAATACGAATTGGTCAAACAGACGATTGAGTTGGACGTCCGCCGCGGTTTCGAGGAAGAGATGCGCCGCCTTGGCCGGACGCTCAGTCAATGA
- a CDS encoding formate/nitrite transporter family protein — MEKQVVEYMEEAAYKKATLLRHSFGQYALRSIVAGFLIGIGVVFAFSVGNMFIDVPGTMLFAGMSFSVALVFIVWMGGELFTSNTMYLYTGAKRNRVAWRDLVNVWGISWIGNLVGALLLVVLVIGAHSMGEVGSDHLLSVVAAKKMGGDAFAIFLKGILCNILVCIAIFMPLKTQNDVAKIMLTMLPVVVFFAAGFEHSIANMGIFGLALYYAPSEMINIGLALNNLLFATLGNIVGGALFVAATYLHLNAQISTNVESIRQNA; from the coding sequence ATGGAAAAACAAGTTGTTGAGTATATGGAAGAAGCGGCGTACAAAAAGGCGACGCTGCTGCGTCATTCTTTTGGCCAATACGCACTCCGCTCGATTGTCGCCGGATTTTTAATCGGGATTGGGGTCGTCTTCGCGTTCTCTGTCGGGAACATGTTCATCGACGTCCCTGGAACGATGCTGTTCGCCGGGATGAGTTTCTCTGTCGCTCTCGTCTTCATCGTCTGGATGGGCGGAGAGCTGTTCACGAGCAACACGATGTACTTGTACACCGGGGCGAAACGAAACCGGGTCGCGTGGCGTGATCTCGTCAACGTATGGGGCATCAGTTGGATCGGCAACTTGGTCGGTGCGCTCTTACTCGTCGTTCTCGTCATCGGTGCCCACAGTATGGGTGAAGTCGGAAGTGATCATTTACTGTCCGTCGTCGCCGCCAAAAAAATGGGTGGTGACGCTTTCGCCATCTTTTTGAAAGGGATTCTGTGTAACATCCTCGTCTGTATCGCCATCTTCATGCCGCTCAAGACGCAGAACGATGTCGCGAAGATCATGTTGACGATGTTGCCGGTCGTCGTCTTTTTCGCCGCCGGTTTTGAACACTCGATCGCCAACATGGGCATCTTCGGGCTCGCACTGTATTACGCGCCTTCGGAAATGATCAACATCGGCCTCGCCTTGAACAATTTGCTCTTCGCCACACTCGGTAACATCGTCGGTGGCGCCTTGTTCGTCGCCGCGACGTACCTCCATTTGAACGCACAGATCTCGACAAACGTCGAATCGATTCGTCAGAACGCATAA
- a CDS encoding mechanosensitive ion channel, with the protein MDNTTYNFNTFMSWLPDLLLALLVLVVGFILAKVLENVTRKALRKARLDERVGVKKEGEPGKPGREEKRWTPERIIGKVVFFGVLLLAFLIIFEFMNVPAVTQPFSQIYAGLSGLITGVVKAGLILLVAWIIATLLKKAIQMAGHRLNLNKLMEKTGQESTSVNQTKWVDTVANIVFYLVLLLALPAVLDALGLRGISGPFEDLLNSFLAFIPKLVAAALIFAIGYVVAKIVRDILTKFLEAAGLNKFAEKLHLSDYVKGSSLAKAVGTIVFILIMIPVTISALEALNIRGISDPAISMLNNILAMIPNIIVAIVLILVGVFVAKWLKGVVVSLLENLGVNSLAEKMGFGGRSTSSTSVAQVIGTIVQIIVILLFVSEALQVANLDFMASLATAIFAYLPMVIAAIIILAVGFWLANMAERLVGSVLVDGAGQPSVLRHVAKYAILGIAFFMAISQLGIAPMIVNTAFLLILGAVALAFGLAFGLGGRETAARYLKKAEKSIDETEVSKEGLEQEKAQMNQEAEAAKREAKQGLDQSKREANQTKQELKREADRTNMPNQTNVDGPEPNPFHDNITPDENNRSLDDNEGPLRP; encoded by the coding sequence ATGGATAATACAACATACAATTTCAACACGTTCATGTCATGGTTACCAGATCTTTTACTTGCACTTCTAGTCCTCGTTGTCGGTTTTATCTTAGCGAAAGTTCTGGAAAACGTGACACGTAAGGCGCTCCGTAAAGCTCGCCTTGACGAACGCGTTGGTGTCAAAAAAGAAGGAGAGCCAGGTAAACCTGGAAGAGAGGAGAAGCGGTGGACGCCTGAACGGATTATCGGCAAAGTCGTCTTCTTTGGGGTATTGCTCCTCGCCTTCTTAATCATCTTTGAATTTATGAACGTACCTGCAGTGACACAACCGTTCAGCCAAATCTATGCTGGACTCTCTGGTTTGATCACAGGAGTCGTTAAAGCGGGTCTTATTCTGCTCGTAGCCTGGATTATCGCGACATTGTTGAAAAAAGCGATTCAAATGGCAGGTCATCGTCTCAACTTGAACAAATTGATGGAAAAGACCGGACAAGAGTCGACGAGCGTCAATCAGACGAAATGGGTCGATACGGTCGCGAACATCGTCTTCTACCTCGTCTTGCTGTTAGCGCTCCCGGCTGTCCTTGACGCCCTCGGATTACGCGGAATCAGCGGACCGTTCGAAGACTTGTTGAACAGCTTCCTTGCTTTCATTCCTAAACTCGTTGCGGCTGCTCTCATCTTTGCCATCGGTTACGTCGTGGCGAAGATCGTACGTGACATTTTGACGAAGTTCTTGGAGGCGGCAGGGTTAAACAAGTTTGCCGAGAAGCTCCACTTATCGGATTACGTCAAAGGGTCGAGCCTTGCGAAAGCAGTCGGCACGATCGTGTTCATCTTGATCATGATCCCGGTCACGATTTCAGCGCTTGAAGCGTTGAACATCCGCGGGATTTCAGATCCAGCGATTTCGATGCTTAACAACATTTTGGCGATGATTCCAAACATCATCGTTGCCATCGTCTTGATTCTCGTCGGTGTCTTCGTCGCCAAGTGGCTCAAAGGTGTTGTCGTTTCACTCCTTGAGAACTTAGGCGTCAACTCGCTCGCTGAGAAGATGGGCTTCGGTGGACGTTCTACGTCATCGACGTCGGTCGCCCAAGTGATTGGGACGATCGTTCAAATTATCGTAATCTTGTTGTTCGTCTCTGAGGCGCTCCAAGTCGCTAACCTCGACTTCATGGCGTCACTTGCGACAGCAATCTTCGCTTACTTGCCAATGGTCATCGCGGCCATCATTATCTTGGCCGTCGGTTTCTGGCTCGCCAATATGGCAGAACGTCTCGTCGGCAGTGTGCTCGTCGATGGAGCAGGTCAACCGAGCGTTCTCCGTCACGTGGCAAAATATGCGATTCTCGGAATTGCCTTCTTCATGGCAATTAGCCAACTCGGCATCGCGCCGATGATTGTCAACACAGCATTCTTGCTCATCCTCGGTGCAGTCGCGCTTGCGTTCGGCCTTGCCTTCGGTCTCGGTGGACGTGAAACAGCGGCCCGTTACTTGAAGAAAGCTGAGAAGAGCATCGATGAGACAGAAGTCTCGAAAGAAGGGCTCGAGCAAGAAAAAGCACAAATGAATCAAGAAGCCGAAGCTGCAAAACGTGAGGCGAAACAAGGTTTGGATCAATCGAAACGTGAAGCGAATCAAACGAAACAAGAGTTGAAGCGTGAAGCGGATCGGACGAATATGCCGAACCAAACGAACGTAGACGGTCCAGAACCGAACCCGTTCCATGACAATATCACGCCGGATGAAAACAACCGGTCATTAGACGATAATGAAGGACCACTCCGTCCGTAA
- the mgsA gene encoding methylglyoxal synthase — protein sequence MNIALIAHDKKKDDLIQLVKTYSHILEHHQLFATGTTGARVAEATGLSVHCFKSGPLGGDQEIGAAVARGEMDMILFFRDPLTAQPHEPDVSALMRLCDVYSIPLATNMGGSEILIRSIEQGDFEARQLHHNDEPPL from the coding sequence ATGAACATCGCCTTGATTGCCCATGACAAGAAGAAAGATGATTTGATTCAACTCGTGAAAACATACAGCCATATTTTGGAGCACCATCAACTGTTCGCGACCGGCACGACAGGAGCACGTGTCGCTGAGGCGACCGGCCTTTCGGTTCATTGTTTTAAGTCAGGACCACTCGGGGGTGACCAAGAAATCGGGGCTGCCGTCGCGCGTGGAGAGATGGACATGATTCTCTTCTTCCGCGACCCGTTGACGGCCCAACCGCATGAACCTGACGTGAGTGCGCTCATGCGGCTTTGCGACGTCTATTCAATCCCTCTCGCCACGAACATGGGAGGAAGCGAGATTTTGATTCGCAGCATTGAACAAGGTGATTTCGAGGCGCGCCAGCTCCACCATAACGACGAACCGCCTCTATGA
- a CDS encoding YcjF family protein, whose translation MEKNIPFNLDTYDLKEELDRLRGQVKKPNILIAGATGSGKSSVVNHVFGRDLTKVAAGEPVTRGIHQFMSDDVAIVLYDSEGYEIGSARQEAYADEVIGFVERAQSKGAAEQIHLVWYAINASMKRVTPLDRALIKRLNAVTAVAVLFTQIDQVDVDELTALREELTDIVPDEAVFQLSVAEELLHDEELRAHLDWERLVTWSVDQLDQSLQEGLLMEIHAESEAMLKLKRKKANRIISGYVASAGTAAAVPLPFADAIALTPIQVTMSVHLFRYWGVKANDDMLKTLIGSTIIPQIGRALSKTILLNVMKFFPGANAAASVINATVASGITWAIGLAINEIAFRNAMDSSKTIEQLLNSDFGSLFEQFMEQNPVTKKKD comes from the coding sequence ATGGAGAAGAACATACCGTTCAACTTAGACACGTATGATTTAAAAGAAGAATTGGACCGGCTACGCGGACAGGTGAAAAAGCCGAACATTTTAATCGCCGGGGCCACCGGGTCGGGAAAAAGTTCGGTCGTCAACCACGTGTTCGGACGGGATTTGACGAAAGTCGCGGCCGGTGAACCGGTCACACGTGGAATTCATCAGTTTATGAGTGACGATGTCGCCATCGTCTTGTACGACAGCGAAGGCTATGAGATCGGGAGTGCGCGGCAAGAGGCGTATGCGGATGAAGTCATCGGGTTTGTGGAGCGGGCACAGTCGAAAGGCGCTGCCGAACAAATCCATCTCGTCTGGTACGCCATCAACGCATCGATGAAACGCGTCACCCCGCTCGATCGAGCACTGATCAAACGATTGAATGCCGTGACCGCGGTCGCGGTGTTGTTCACGCAAATCGACCAAGTCGACGTCGATGAGTTGACGGCGTTACGGGAGGAACTGACGGACATCGTCCCTGACGAGGCGGTGTTCCAACTCAGTGTCGCCGAAGAGCTGTTGCACGACGAGGAACTTCGCGCACATCTCGACTGGGAGCGTCTTGTCACATGGTCCGTCGATCAACTCGACCAGTCGCTTCAAGAAGGACTGCTCATGGAAATTCACGCCGAGAGCGAAGCGATGCTCAAGTTGAAGCGGAAAAAAGCGAACCGGATCATTTCGGGCTACGTTGCCAGTGCGGGGACAGCGGCCGCCGTGCCGCTCCCGTTCGCGGACGCGATCGCATTGACACCGATTCAAGTGACGATGAGCGTCCATCTGTTCCGATATTGGGGGGTGAAAGCGAACGACGACATGTTGAAGACGTTGATCGGGAGCACGATCATCCCTCAAATCGGACGGGCGCTATCGAAGACGATCTTACTGAACGTGATGAAGTTCTTCCCAGGAGCGAACGCGGCGGCGAGTGTCATCAATGCGACGGTCGCTTCCGGGATCACATGGGCGATCGGTCTCGCCATCAACGAGATCGCTTTCCGGAATGCGATGGATTCATCGAAGACGATCGAACAGTTGCTCAACAGTGATTTCGGTTCGCTATTTGAACAGTTCATGGAACAGAATCCGGTGACGAAAAAGAAAGATTGA
- a CDS encoding VOC family protein has translation MLHHLELYVSDLKKSLTAWDWLLTELGYTVYQQWEHGQSYCFGDTYLVFVQTEAAHLEPPYHRKKTGLNHIAFHAESRDQLERLRPDLSRHGFTELYADRFPHAGGPNYIALYFEDPDRMKVELVATL, from the coding sequence ATGTTGCACCATCTCGAACTGTACGTCTCCGATTTGAAAAAAAGCCTCACAGCCTGGGACTGGCTCCTAACCGAACTCGGCTACACCGTCTATCAACAATGGGAGCATGGCCAAAGCTACTGCTTCGGTGACACGTATCTCGTCTTCGTCCAAACCGAGGCCGCACATCTCGAGCCGCCTTACCATCGCAAGAAGACCGGTTTGAACCACATCGCCTTTCATGCAGAGTCACGCGACCAGCTCGAGCGGCTGCGCCCAGACTTGTCTCGCCACGGGTTCACCGAGTTGTATGCCGACCGCTTCCCTCATGCCGGCGGTCCGAACTATATCGCCCTCTACTTCGAGGACCCGGACCGGATGAAAGTGGAACTCGTGGCAACGTTGTGA
- a CDS encoding general stress protein — protein MSEKRFISMFDTQQSALGKVEELRAKGYKDSDIYVVAKHEDNVSILRRQTDVHTEASHETGWFDKVRAFLSGHEDVHSGLRNMGFSEEEVKRHYRDVEDGKILIYVDEDFERRHNEGLTVDSTPYNDSKHDTSHQGHHTADGLEIDSKPFNESVGDNPNRAVDPEQDKLDEKAKLNDKEAKLRGLDDRALRNDYEDPDNIRRF, from the coding sequence ATGAGTGAGAAACGATTTATCAGCATGTTCGACACCCAACAGTCAGCCCTCGGCAAAGTCGAGGAACTGCGTGCCAAAGGATATAAGGATTCAGACATTTACGTCGTCGCCAAGCATGAGGATAACGTCTCGATTTTGCGTCGACAAACCGACGTCCACACAGAAGCGTCGCATGAGACGGGCTGGTTCGACAAAGTCCGCGCCTTCCTAAGCGGCCATGAGGATGTCCATAGCGGCCTTCGCAACATGGGATTCAGCGAAGAAGAAGTCAAACGCCACTATCGCGACGTCGAAGACGGAAAGATTCTGATTTATGTCGATGAAGACTTTGAACGTCGCCACAATGAAGGACTGACGGTCGACTCGACGCCATACAATGACTCAAAGCATGACACGAGTCATCAAGGGCATCACACGGCGGACGGACTCGAGATCGATTCGAAACCGTTCAACGAATCGGTCGGAGACAATCCGAACCGAGCCGTTGATCCTGAACAAGACAAATTGGATGAAAAAGCGAAATTGAACGACAAAGAAGCGAAGCTCCGTGGTCTCGACGACCGGGCGCTTCGTAACGACTATGAAGACCCGGATAACATCCGTCGCTTCTAA
- a CDS encoding HD domain-containing phosphohydrolase — protein sequence MNYVLGSGIAVFGVGGLFIFQTLELSPSEMMILFSIMVVSGSIMAALELSMYRRHVAPVRAACLNEVPSRAMLQQAFDQTSRFPVLTVKRIMGPHLFGLSIPAMTLSVVAIQRGWVDLPYRMIGLAALGAVLIAILHALIELFLTYRSVEPMLLHLQKQNEQLNEQPLHTTYHSLSVRTKLLFSMLVIGTFPIMLFMLASGVQLSNIDQVDAYWVWAALILVVIVCVATFSSVLLYDSIKRPLGALTEGVTAIDAGTLQPIANPYSDEFGRLVTGFNHMVENVTRREAENEQLLNSLFVLFAATLDARDSYTAGHSERVAAYSVELAKALGLPSHQIELLRKSALLHDIGKIGVRDDVLLKEDRLTDEEFAQIQQHPTIGIHILNQITLPDSLQPILAGVRSHHERIDGRGYPDGLAGEMIPLFGRIMAIADAYDAMTSDRPYRQGMPPDKALSILESGRGTQWDAAFVDMFVQLRREAISA from the coding sequence TTGAATTATGTATTAGGGTCAGGCATCGCTGTTTTTGGGGTTGGTGGTTTGTTCATCTTTCAGACGCTCGAGTTGTCCCCGTCTGAAATGATGATTTTATTTTCCATCATGGTCGTGTCAGGGTCAATCATGGCGGCACTGGAGTTGTCCATGTATCGGAGACATGTGGCGCCGGTCCGTGCGGCCTGTTTAAACGAGGTCCCGAGTCGAGCGATGCTTCAGCAGGCGTTTGATCAGACGAGTCGTTTTCCGGTGCTCACGGTCAAGCGGATTATGGGTCCCCACTTGTTCGGGCTATCGATTCCGGCGATGACATTGTCCGTAGTTGCCATTCAACGAGGTTGGGTCGACTTGCCGTATCGGATGATCGGACTTGCTGCCCTCGGTGCCGTATTGATCGCGATTCTTCATGCCCTGATCGAATTGTTTTTAACGTATCGTTCCGTTGAACCGATGCTTCTTCATTTACAGAAACAGAATGAACAGTTGAATGAGCAGCCGCTGCACACGACGTATCATTCGCTCAGTGTCCGAACGAAATTGCTATTCAGTATGCTCGTCATCGGAACGTTCCCCATCATGTTGTTCATGCTCGCCTCAGGCGTGCAGTTATCGAACATCGACCAGGTTGATGCGTATTGGGTGTGGGCCGCCCTCATCCTAGTCGTCATCGTCTGTGTGGCCACATTCAGCAGCGTTTTGCTGTATGACAGTATTAAGCGTCCGCTCGGCGCATTGACCGAAGGGGTCACCGCCATCGATGCCGGCACGCTCCAGCCAATCGCGAACCCATATTCCGACGAATTCGGTCGGCTCGTGACCGGGTTCAATCACATGGTCGAGAACGTGACCCGCCGAGAGGCCGAGAACGAACAATTGCTGAATAGCCTATTCGTCTTATTTGCTGCGACGTTAGACGCTCGTGACTCTTACACAGCCGGACATTCGGAACGCGTTGCCGCGTACTCGGTCGAGTTGGCGAAGGCGCTCGGATTGCCTTCCCATCAAATTGAGTTGCTTCGTAAGTCGGCGCTCCTTCACGACATCGGAAAAATCGGTGTCCGCGATGACGTTTTATTGAAGGAAGACAGATTGACGGACGAGGAGTTCGCACAAATTCAACAACATCCGACAATCGGCATTCACATCTTGAATCAAATCACGTTGCCGGACTCGCTGCAACCGATTTTGGCAGGTGTGCGTTCGCACCATGAACGCATCGATGGGCGCGGGTATCCGGACGGCTTGGCGGGAGAAATGATTCCGCTCTTCGGTCGCATCATGGCCATCGCCGACGCCTATGACGCGATGACATCAGACCGTCCATATCGACAAGGCATGCCGCCTGACAAGGCGTTATCGATTTTAGAAAGCGGACGGGGAACACAATGGGACGCGGCGTTCGTCGACATGTTCGTTCAATTGCGACGTGAAGCGATTTCCGCGTGA
- a CDS encoding general stress protein: MSDRKIIGLFASEQEVMDKVDELRTAGEAEKNMHVVAKRDGEISALRYHTDVNAEAGIRDVNWLDRVKSFLHGSDRIRDELRNMGLSDAEAEEYYTAIDAGKLLLYVDKHSYDRYPNMYKKDSELDHEKGEEADGIAFDAKPFNDHDEEPRGTKDDPIVRGHSGLEDHRRL, translated from the coding sequence ATGTCTGACCGTAAAATCATCGGGCTGTTTGCAAGCGAGCAAGAAGTAATGGACAAAGTAGATGAGCTTCGAACGGCTGGGGAAGCCGAGAAGAACATGCACGTCGTTGCCAAGCGGGACGGGGAAATTTCCGCATTGCGCTACCATACCGACGTCAACGCCGAAGCAGGGATTCGCGACGTGAACTGGCTTGACCGCGTCAAGTCGTTCCTTCATGGCAGCGACCGGATTCGCGACGAGTTACGCAATATGGGGTTGAGCGACGCCGAGGCAGAAGAGTACTATACCGCGATCGACGCCGGCAAACTGCTGCTCTACGTCGACAAGCATTCCTACGATCGCTATCCGAATATGTATAAAAAAGATAGTGAGCTCGACCATGAAAAAGGGGAAGAAGCAGACGGCATCGCATTTGACGCCAAACCGTTTAACGACCACGATGAAGAACCACGCGGTACGAAAGACGACCCGATTGTCCGCGGGCATTCCGGGCTAGAAGACCATCGCCGATTATAA
- a CDS encoding AzlC family ABC transporter permease, protein MATSIYETVRLSNKEAFRSGMRAGIPVAVGYIPIAIAFGLLAKSFEMPNAITLAMSLFIFAGASQFIGVQLIMAGSMYWEIVLTTFILNLRHFLMSASLSQRLETTSNRFLAALAFGVTDETFSVASTRNEATRGHFVLGLNMIAFLAWNVGTWIGVFLAFGLPATIQASMGIALYAMFIGLLVPSLTRKPVVVVALLAAWTQGFLHWVVMPILPLSSGLSIIIATFVAAGAGALLYREEGTT, encoded by the coding sequence ATGGCGACTTCAATCTATGAGACGGTACGCTTATCCAACAAAGAGGCTTTTCGTTCTGGCATGCGTGCCGGGATTCCCGTCGCGGTCGGCTATATTCCGATTGCGATTGCCTTTGGTCTTTTGGCAAAGTCGTTCGAGATGCCGAACGCAATCACGCTCGCGATGTCACTCTTCATTTTCGCAGGAGCCAGTCAATTCATCGGCGTGCAATTGATCATGGCCGGCTCGATGTATTGGGAAATCGTATTGACGACGTTCATTTTGAACTTGCGACATTTTCTCATGTCCGCCTCGCTATCCCAACGTCTCGAGACGACATCGAATCGCTTCCTCGCGGCGCTTGCCTTCGGGGTAACAGACGAGACGTTCAGTGTCGCCTCGACACGAAACGAGGCAACACGCGGCCATTTCGTCCTTGGACTGAATATGATCGCGTTTCTCGCTTGGAACGTCGGGACGTGGATCGGCGTGTTCCTCGCTTTCGGTTTACCGGCGACGATTCAGGCGAGCATGGGCATCGCCTTATACGCCATGTTCATCGGTCTGCTCGTTCCGTCACTCACACGAAAACCCGTCGTTGTCGTGGCTCTCCTCGCCGCATGGACACAAGGGTTTCTACATTGGGTTGTGATGCCCATCCTCCCACTTTCTTCCGGGTTGAGCATCATCATCGCGACGTTCGTCGCGGCAGGCGCCGGAGCACTTCTATATCGTGAGGAGGGGACAACGTGA
- a CDS encoding AzlD domain-containing protein, with protein MISLLLLVLAMAVVTYIPRLVPLLWLKELKLPPLLKRFLLFTPYAVLASLIFPGILHATSNTTSAVAGGVVAVTLALLRMNLVLVVLGGIAGVYVMEAFL; from the coding sequence GTGATCAGCTTATTGCTACTCGTCTTGGCGATGGCGGTCGTGACCTATATTCCGAGGCTCGTCCCGCTCCTATGGCTTAAAGAATTGAAGCTTCCCCCGCTCTTGAAGCGTTTCTTATTGTTCACGCCTTACGCGGTGCTTGCAAGCCTTATTTTCCCGGGAATATTGCATGCAACGAGCAACACGACTTCGGCCGTCGCCGGCGGTGTCGTCGCGGTCACCCTCGCCTTATTGCGTATGAACCTCGTTCTCGTCGTTCTCGGCGGAATTGCCGGTGTGTACGTCATGGAAGCATTTCTTTGA